From Rutidosis leptorrhynchoides isolate AG116_Rl617_1_P2 chromosome 3, CSIRO_AGI_Rlap_v1, whole genome shotgun sequence, a single genomic window includes:
- the LOC139896509 gene encoding chloroplastic group IIA intron splicing facilitator CRS1, chloroplastic, with product FSFRIQVAGENFASITMSATMFLSPTTLSKFPKNIHFSNSQNHPNSISASSPPTPEKDHDFKPNPLNSATKTAPWMKGPLVLEPNQVIDFTKPKHRKTPNDNKDQKSATLLTQKVSGGRGKQAMKKILYSIDNLEELEDTQKSSKEIEFDLKLGNLGDDDGGGDKRWVRRKLPWERSETMVFRRTKKEKVVTSADLNLDEGLLERLRNEAKKMRNWVKVNKVGVNESVLEQIRLIWNTEELVMIKFDMPLCRNMDRAREIVEVKTGGFVVWCKKDILVVYRGCNYSDVSPISNNRYSTRTVYETIDGHDVNEDIMSVKGSLYEREADRLLDGLGPRFVDWWMPKPLPVDADLLPEVVRGYKPPSRLYPLSGRSTLTDNELTHLRKLAYNLPTHFVLGRNRNLQGLAAAILKLWSKCHIVKIALKWGIPNTSNEQMATELKLLTGGVLLLRNKFYIILYRGKDYLPPDVADLVANREMEIESFQLQEETARANIIETFDYIDQPVSDCSIVGTLKEFHIIQSEHEGIKDEISEGEIQVNVEKMKLEKEIRIQELKYFILNMKIRKASKELVKLNSAWDPVEPNEDREIITSEERECLRKMALKMDSTLVLGRRGVYDGVIEGLHQHWKHREIVKVITMQRAFSRILYTAQCLEAESGGVLVSIEKMKLGYAIIIYRGKNYKRPSKFSKNLLSKREALQKSLELQRIGSLKFFANMRQQAIYELKCKLDALKYLEMDQKRVTS from the exons TTCAGCTTCAGAATTCAAGTTGCAGGCGAGAATTTTGCTTCCATCACAATGTCAGCAACCATGTTTCTATCACCCACAACGCTCTCAAAATTCCCAAAAAACATTCACTTCTCAAATTCACAAAATCACCCCAACTCAATTTCAGCTTCCAGTCCACCTACCCCTGAAAAAGATCACGACTTTAAACCAAACCCATTAAATTCAGCCACAAAAACAGCTCCATGGATGAAAGGTCCTCTTGTTCTTGAACCAAATCAAGTTATAGACTTTACTAAACCTAAACACAGAAAAACCCCTAATGATAACAAAGACCAAAAGTCAGCAACTTTATTGACCCAAAAAGTCAGTGGTGGAAGAGGGAAACAAGCAATGAAAAAAATATTGTATAGTATAGATAATCTTGAAGAATTAGAGGATACCCAGAAAAGTTCAAAAGAAATTGAATTTGATTTGAAATTGGGTAATTtgggtgatgatgatggtggtggagaTAAGAGATGGGTTCGCCGGAAACTGCCGTGGGAAAGGTCGGAGACGATGGTGTTTAGGAGAACGAAAAAAGAGAAAGTGGTTACTTCTGCTGATTTGAATCTTGATGAGGGATTGCTTGAAAGATTAAGAAATGAGGCTAAAAAGATGAGAAATTGGGTAAAGGTTAATAAAGTTGGAGTGAATGaaagtgttcttgaacaaattagATTGATTTGGAATACTGAAGAGCTTGTTATGATTAAATTTGACATGCCATTGTGTCGAAATATGGATCGAGCTCGCGAAATTGTTGAG GTTAAAACAGGGGGGTTTGTGGTTTGGTGTAAGAAGGATATTCTTGTTGTGTATAGAGGATGCAATTATAGCGATGTGAGTCCCATTTCGAATAATAGATATAGTACTCGAACGGTATATGAAACAATTGATGGGCATGATGTAAATGAAGATATTATGTCTGTAAAAGGGTCGCTTTATGAGAGGGAAGCTGATAGATTATTAGACGGGTTGGGACCTCGGTTTGTTGATTGGTGGATGCCGAAGCCGTTGCCGGTTGATGCGGACTTGCTTCCTGAAGTGGTTCGCGGGTACAAACCTCCATCAAGGCTTTACCCTTTGAGTGGTAGATCGACATTGACTGATAATGAGTTGACTCACTTGAGGAAGCTTGCTTACAATTTACCTACGCATTTTGTTCTTG GGAGAAACCGAAACCTCCAAGGCTTGGCTGCAGCTATCTTAAAGTTATGGTCGAAATGTCATATCGTAAAGATTGCATTAAAGTGGGGAATTCCTAACACAAGCAACGAACAGATGGCTACAGAACTTAAA CTTCTCACTGGTGGAGTGTTACTACTACGTAATAAattctatattatattatacaGAGGCAAAGATTATCTTCCACCCGATGTTGCAGACCTTGTTGCCAATAGAGAAATGGAGATAGAAAGTTTTCAATTACAAGAAGAAACTGCACGTGCTAATATAATTGAAACCTTTGACTATATTGACCAACCAGTATCAGATTGTAGCATCGTTGGTACGTTAAAAGAGTTTCATATTATACAGTCAGAACATGAGGGAATCAAGGATGAGATTAGTGAAGGTGAAATTCAAGTTAACGTTGAGAAGATGAAACTAGAAAAAGAAATACGGATACAAGAGCTCAAGTATTTCATT CTTAACATGAAGATTCGAAAAGCTTCAAAAGAGTTGGTTAAGTTAAACTCTGCGTGGGACCCAGTTGAACCGAATGAGGATCGAGAGATCATAACGAGTGAAGAAAGAGAGTGTTTAAGAAAGATGGCATTGAAGATGGATAGCACATTAGTACttg GGCGCCGAGGTGTATATGATGGTGTAATTGAAGGTTTGCATCAACATTGGAAACATAGGGAGATAGTAAAAGTGATAACAATGCAACGTGCGTTTTCAAGGATCTTGTACACTGCACAATGTCTTGAAGCTGAAAGTGGAGGGGTACTTGTTTCAATAGAGAAAATGAAACTTGGGTATGCAATAATTATTTACCGTGGGAAGAACTATAAACGCCCTTCGAAATTTTCAAAAAACCTCCTCAGTAAACGAGAAGCGTTACAAAAATCATTGGAGTTGCAAAGAATTGGG tcgTTGAAGTTCTTTGCAAATATGAGACAACAAGCAATCTATGAACTCAAGTGCAAATTG GATGCTTTGAAATACCTAGAAATGGATCAGAAAAGAGTGACATCCTGA